The following coding sequences are from one Streptomyces sp. V3I7 window:
- a CDS encoding DUF3037 domain-containing protein: MSETHIHMAGHVVERHIIRAGQGGGRDVFEYALLRVVPRVERGECINAGVVVYCRAQAYVGARTHLDEARLLALDPEADVAGVRAALDAIERHCAGGDEAGQAAGDDAGRRYRWLIAPRSTIVQPGPVHTGLTADPAAETERLLDLLVR; the protein is encoded by the coding sequence GTGAGCGAGACCCACATCCACATGGCCGGTCATGTGGTCGAGCGCCACATCATCCGGGCGGGCCAGGGCGGCGGCCGGGACGTCTTCGAGTACGCCCTGCTGCGCGTCGTCCCCCGCGTCGAGCGCGGCGAGTGCATCAACGCGGGCGTCGTCGTCTACTGCCGCGCCCAGGCCTACGTCGGCGCGCGCACCCACCTCGACGAGGCGCGCCTGCTCGCCCTCGACCCCGAGGCCGACGTGGCCGGAGTGCGGGCCGCGCTCGACGCGATCGAGCGGCACTGCGCGGGCGGCGACGAGGCCGGGCAGGCCGCCGGCGACGACGCCGGACGCCGGTACCGCTGGCTGATCGCGCCCCGCTCCACCATCGTCCAGCCAGGACCCGTGCACACCGGCCTGACCGCCGATCCGGCGGCCGAGACGGAGCGGTTGCTGGACCTGCTGGTGAGGTAA